The following coding sequences are from one Paenibacillus tundrae window:
- a CDS encoding stalk domain-containing protein has translation MKSKKWAITVGVLGMVLTGSAGVYAGTQLETIKAYLNHGLAIEVNGQKFTPTGEQGKKLAPITYQGSTYLPVRSIAEALNTEVKYDSQNNKVAIGSTSSSGAPTTGNSGTTAPSTGANTQAQGVKSKYLPADFPLPKDAKTISLVENVMDGKKKVSLTYSTKETLTVLGASYRDYYQNQNLTQNVQDLGADDFSIVGRADEKFAVSISGSSSNINEGYNEVTVVWGEE, from the coding sequence ATGAAAAGTAAAAAATGGGCAATCACAGTAGGGGTACTTGGTATGGTGCTAACTGGTTCAGCGGGAGTATATGCAGGTACTCAACTAGAAACGATCAAAGCATACCTGAATCATGGGTTAGCCATTGAGGTGAATGGACAGAAGTTCACGCCGACAGGAGAACAGGGGAAGAAGCTGGCTCCGATCACTTACCAAGGGAGTACATACTTACCGGTACGCTCTATAGCTGAGGCATTGAACACAGAAGTTAAGTATGATTCACAGAACAACAAAGTAGCCATTGGTTCAACTAGTTCATCTGGTGCACCAACAACAGGAAACAGCGGAACAACTGCTCCGTCAACAGGGGCAAATACACAGGCTCAAGGTGTAAAATCCAAATACCTGCCGGCTGATTTCCCATTGCCTAAAGATGCGAAGACCATCTCCCTTGTGGAAAATGTGATGGACGGCAAGAAGAAGGTTAGTCTAACCTATAGCACAAAAGAGACACTAACTGTCCTTGGAGCATCATATCGAGACTACTATCAGAACCAAAATCTTACGCAGAACGTCCAAGACTTAGGTGCTGATGACTTCAGTATCGTAGGACGTGCGGATGAGAAATTTGCTGTATCGATCTCAGGATCATCCTCCAATATTAACGAGGGGTATAACGAGGTCACGGTAGTGTGGGGAGAAGAGTAG
- a CDS encoding GntR family transcriptional regulator, with amino-acid sequence MFELDVRSRKAIYEQLVDKIKEMIVYGVLQPDEQLPSVRTLSAQLTVNPNTIQKAYRELEREGYIYSLQGKGSFVSSSVEHPNAAMRDEIRAALVKLIAEASYSGLTKADMTILFQEAMARIEKGEPND; translated from the coding sequence ATGTTCGAATTGGATGTACGCAGCCGTAAGGCGATCTATGAACAACTAGTAGACAAAATCAAAGAAATGATCGTATACGGTGTTCTCCAACCAGATGAGCAGCTTCCTTCCGTTCGCACCCTGTCCGCGCAACTGACGGTGAATCCCAACACCATTCAGAAGGCATACCGGGAACTGGAACGGGAAGGTTACATCTACTCATTACAGGGAAAAGGGAGCTTCGTATCATCTTCCGTGGAACATCCGAATGCAGCCATGAGAGATGAGATTAGAGCAGCTCTGGTGAAGTTAATTGCAGAGGCTTCGTATTCGGGCTTAACCAAAGCCGACATGACGATTTTATTTCAGGAAGCGATGGCCCGTATAGAAAAGGGGGAGCCGAATGATTGA
- a CDS encoding GntR family transcriptional regulator: MSIEFDNNLPIYIQIMQYIKKQIVTGTLQAGDKIPSVRELAAELQINPNTVQRTFQELEREEVVETRRGLGRYVTSEESKIMTIKKEMAGELLERFLTGMQELGIEEQDIVSIVADAVAEGQSQQNNSAGKGGAQHD, from the coding sequence GTGAGCATAGAATTTGATAATAATTTACCAATTTATATACAGATCATGCAGTACATCAAGAAGCAGATTGTGACCGGAACGCTGCAAGCTGGAGATAAGATTCCTTCGGTACGGGAACTAGCGGCTGAATTACAGATCAATCCCAACACGGTACAACGTACGTTCCAGGAGCTGGAACGAGAAGAAGTGGTGGAAACGAGACGCGGGCTTGGAAGATATGTGACAAGTGAGGAGTCGAAGATTATGACGATCAAAAAAGAAATGGCTGGAGAATTACTGGAGCGCTTCCTGACAGGTATGCAAGAACTCGGTATTGAGGAGCAGGACATTGTCTCGATTGTGGCAGATGCCGTTGCCGAAGGGCAATCGCAACAGAATAATTCGGCTGGGAAGGGAGGAGCGCAGCATGACTAA
- a CDS encoding pyroglutamyl-peptidase I: MLKILISGFEPFGGDAVNPTSELMEALTQEKVEDAELKTVLLPVHFDECADLLIAEMQAYKPDVVIACGLAKGRTAITPERIAVNVKDIPPSSYADNQGQRPVDELIREGSPDGLFSTLPIRSMVNDLTAAGIPATVSNTAGTYICNNTMYRVLDWIRIEQLPIRAGFVHFPASTEMAVLQPSVPSLPISMMLDGLRVMIHTVVHTAKA; encoded by the coding sequence CACGTCTGAATTAATGGAAGCTCTTACACAGGAAAAGGTGGAGGATGCAGAGCTGAAGACGGTGCTGCTGCCTGTACACTTTGACGAATGTGCTGATCTTCTGATCGCGGAGATGCAGGCGTATAAGCCGGATGTAGTCATTGCTTGTGGTCTGGCAAAAGGCAGAACAGCGATTACACCAGAACGCATTGCTGTAAACGTTAAGGATATTCCGCCAAGCTCTTACGCTGATAATCAGGGACAGCGCCCTGTGGATGAGCTAATTCGTGAAGGCAGCCCAGATGGGTTATTTTCTACTCTGCCGATTCGTTCGATGGTAAATGACCTAACCGCAGCTGGTATCCCGGCAACCGTGTCCAATACAGCCGGAACTTACATCTGTAACAACACGATGTATCGTGTGCTGGATTGGATTCGTATAGAACAGCTACCAATTCGTGCGGGATTCGTTCATTTTCCTGCTTCAACGGAGATGGCTGTGCTGCAGCCTAGTGTGCCTTCTTTGCCGATAAGTATGATGCTGGACGGGTTACGAGTGATGATCCATACCGTAGTACACACTGCAAAAGCATAG
- a CDS encoding transposase: MGEQRQRYNEEFKKQTVKFIQEQTKTLGDLAEELNIPKSTLHQWMGKYRELKHEPVASVDRVKELEAELKEMRRLLQEKEHTLADTQEELAIVKKAVHIFSKPKS; encoded by the coding sequence ATGGGAGAACAGCGGCAACGATACAATGAAGAATTTAAGAAACAAACGGTAAAATTTATCCAAGAACAGACCAAGACACTCGGAGACTTGGCAGAAGAACTCAACATTCCAAAAAGTACATTACACCAGTGGATGGGCAAGTATCGCGAACTTAAACATGAGCCCGTAGCTAGCGTAGATCGAGTGAAAGAACTGGAAGCAGAGCTTAAAGAAATGCGCCGGTTACTTCAAGAGAAAGAGCATACGCTTGCGGACACGCAAGAGGAACTGGCTATTGTAAAAAAAGCAGTGCACATCTTCAGCAAACCAAAGAGCTAA
- a CDS encoding MalY/PatB family protein translates to MKKYSFDESIHRLDTGSEKWDALEEIFGVTEALPMWVADMDFAAPPSVIQALQSRVEHGVFGYTVRTDSYHEAVIGWMESRHNWSIEKEWIVFTPGIVPALSIAVQRFTAPGDAVVIQTPVYAPFYEVVRGQGRELITNPLKGTNGHYAMDLEHLESCFQTGRVKMLILCSPHNPLGTVWSRHELEELAALCVRYDVLIVSDEIHADLVHQPGAHTPLSMISDAIAQQSIICTAPSKTFNIPGLCTSNIIIPNAKLRESFMQGVKIMGLSSISTLGATAAEAAYRGGADWLDECLAYVRGNMEYVQQYAAEHLPQLGVYLPEATYLLWLDFSKLNMTQEELSSALLKEAKIALNDGIIFGTEGTGFMRMNVACPRATVEEAMRRLTAWVNSLSQVSL, encoded by the coding sequence ATGAAAAAATATAGCTTTGATGAGTCAATTCATCGTCTTGATACAGGATCGGAAAAGTGGGACGCACTAGAGGAAATTTTCGGTGTTACGGAGGCACTGCCAATGTGGGTAGCCGATATGGATTTTGCTGCCCCGCCATCGGTAATTCAGGCGCTGCAATCCCGTGTGGAACACGGCGTCTTCGGTTATACGGTACGTACGGATTCATATCATGAGGCCGTGATTGGATGGATGGAGAGCAGACACAACTGGAGCATCGAGAAGGAATGGATTGTGTTTACCCCCGGCATCGTGCCAGCCTTAAGCATTGCTGTACAACGATTCACCGCACCAGGTGATGCAGTCGTTATTCAAACGCCGGTATATGCTCCCTTCTATGAAGTCGTACGTGGACAAGGCCGAGAGCTCATAACTAATCCACTCAAAGGAACGAATGGTCACTATGCCATGGATCTAGAACATCTCGAATCCTGCTTCCAGACAGGTCGGGTCAAAATGCTAATTCTATGCAGCCCCCATAATCCATTAGGAACGGTATGGAGTCGCCATGAGTTGGAAGAGCTCGCTGCACTATGTGTTAGATATGATGTACTGATCGTTTCCGATGAGATTCATGCCGACCTGGTACATCAGCCAGGTGCTCACACACCATTATCCATGATCTCGGACGCGATTGCCCAGCAAAGTATCATCTGCACGGCACCAAGTAAAACATTCAATATTCCGGGGCTCTGCACATCCAATATCATTATTCCAAATGCCAAGCTGAGAGAATCATTTATGCAGGGAGTCAAAATTATGGGACTGTCCAGCATCAGCACGTTAGGCGCTACAGCTGCCGAAGCAGCATACAGAGGTGGTGCAGACTGGTTGGATGAATGCCTCGCATATGTCCGCGGAAATATGGAATATGTACAGCAATATGCGGCAGAGCATCTCCCTCAACTTGGGGTATATCTGCCAGAAGCAACGTATCTGTTATGGCTTGATTTCAGTAAGCTGAACATGACGCAAGAAGAGCTGAGCAGTGCTCTACTGAAAGAAGCGAAGATTGCCCTTAACGATGGTATTATCTTCGGTACGGAAGGCACTGGATTTATGCGAATGAACGTTGCATGTCCACGCGCTACGGTTGAAGAAGCTATGCGCAGACTAACGGCTTGGGTCAATTCACTTAGCCAAGTGTCGCTATAA
- a CDS encoding 1,4-dihydroxy-6-naphthoate synthase: MKIAFSPCPNDTFIFHAWVHGLIPGAPELDVRYADIDITNGLAASPIGPEIPDVMKISYAALPYVLDKYALLPAGGALGRGCGPLVLTASGTTDPAYLSGRRVAVPSERSTAYMLFRLWAAQNVPGGVGEIVVMPFDQIMPAVRDGLIDAGLVIHEARFTYQNYDLKLMTDLGNWWEEDTGLPIPLGAIIARRDLDAQALAGWARASVEYAWAHPDASKAYVMEHAQEMDPDVAAQHIDLYVNEFSANLGDDGYGAITALLGRAMKEGLVPEFDLSLLRI, translated from the coding sequence ATGAAAATTGCATTTTCCCCGTGTCCCAATGACACGTTTATCTTTCACGCATGGGTGCATGGTCTAATTCCAGGAGCACCTGAGTTGGATGTTCGCTATGCGGATATCGACATTACCAATGGTCTCGCTGCGAGCCCGATTGGCCCGGAGATTCCGGATGTAATGAAAATTTCCTATGCGGCTTTGCCGTATGTGCTGGATAAGTATGCGTTGCTGCCTGCGGGCGGTGCACTCGGTAGAGGTTGTGGCCCGCTTGTGTTAACGGCGAGCGGCACGACAGACCCAGCATATCTCTCAGGAAGACGAGTTGCTGTACCTAGCGAACGCTCAACCGCCTATATGTTATTCAGACTCTGGGCTGCACAGAACGTTCCTGGTGGAGTCGGTGAGATCGTTGTGATGCCATTTGATCAGATTATGCCTGCTGTACGCGATGGCCTCATTGATGCAGGATTGGTCATTCATGAAGCGCGCTTCACTTATCAAAACTATGACCTAAAACTGATGACCGATCTCGGCAATTGGTGGGAAGAAGATACAGGTCTACCTATTCCACTTGGAGCAATCATCGCTCGCCGTGATCTGGACGCTCAAGCACTGGCTGGATGGGCTCGCGCCTCAGTGGAATACGCCTGGGCACACCCGGATGCATCCAAAGCCTACGTGATGGAACATGCTCAAGAAATGGATCCTGACGTAGCTGCACAGCATATTGATCTTTATGTAAATGAGTTCAGTGCCAACCTTGGCGATGATGGTTACGGTGCAATAACTGCACTGCTGGGAAGAGCGATGAAGGAAGGGCTTGTACCTGAATTCGACCTAAGTCTACTGCGGATCTAG
- a CDS encoding IS3 family transposase, producing the protein MENHRSLFSLEKMCTLLHVSRSGYYKWRMDRTSKQQHRRTEIMKRIRFHFYDHQKRCGSPKITYALHLEGYRISSRTVSIYMRQMNLRSVHTPRYRVQTTDSNHHHPIAPNTLNQQFQTSKPNTVWVTDITYIPCRGGRLYLASVLDLCTREIVGWRLYNHMETSLVLGALNDAYRAKRPAPGLLHHSDRGSQYTSKEYVEQLKSYGMELSMSRRGNCYDNACIESWHSILKKELIHCNPRFKNPEEAYNTIYQYIEFYYNRKRMHGALGYLSPARFAKKFTDKSVA; encoded by the coding sequence CTGGAAAACCATCGCTCCCTGTTTTCTTTGGAGAAGATGTGCACTCTGTTACACGTGTCACGGAGCGGATATTACAAGTGGCGGATGGATCGAACAAGTAAACAGCAGCACCGGAGAACTGAGATCATGAAGCGTATTCGATTTCATTTCTACGACCACCAGAAGCGGTGTGGAAGTCCGAAAATTACGTATGCGCTCCATCTGGAAGGATACAGAATCTCTTCCCGTACCGTCAGTATATACATGCGTCAAATGAATCTTCGTTCCGTGCACACTCCTCGGTATCGTGTCCAAACGACGGATTCTAACCATCATCATCCCATTGCACCAAATACGCTGAACCAGCAATTTCAAACGTCCAAACCGAACACCGTATGGGTCACCGATATCACCTACATTCCCTGCCGAGGAGGCCGGTTATATCTCGCCAGTGTTCTGGATTTATGTACGCGTGAAATTGTAGGCTGGCGTCTGTACAACCATATGGAAACGAGTCTGGTGCTAGGTGCATTGAATGATGCTTACCGGGCCAAACGCCCCGCTCCAGGACTGCTACATCACTCGGATCGTGGCTCGCAGTACACGTCAAAAGAATACGTGGAGCAACTGAAATCGTATGGTATGGAGCTCAGTATGAGCCGCCGAGGAAACTGTTACGATAACGCATGTATCGAGTCTTGGCACAGTATTTTGAAGAAAGAACTCATTCACTGTAACCCTCGTTTTAAGAATCCAGAAGAGGCTTATAACACCATTTACCAGTACATTGAGTTCTATTACAACCGCAAGCGAATGCATGGTGCGCTAGGTTATCTTTCCCCTGCTCGTTTTGCGAAGAAATTTACGGACAAATCCGTCGCGTAA
- a CDS encoding aldo/keto reductase, whose translation MNQDQIARTVQLPDGTTLPAIGQGTWYMGEKDSSRTKEVRALRDGIELGMTLIDTAEMYAEGGAEEVTGEAIEGCRDDVFLVSKVYPHHADRQQMITACENSLQRLGTDRIDLYLLHWRGRVPLEETVEAMEQLKQAGKILRWGVSNLDTDDMQELWNLPGGKHCAVNQVLYHAASRGIEYDLLPWLRERHVPVMAYCPLAQGGRLRKELLEHPVIQEIAEARNVTTSQIALSWVIREGDVIAIPKAVQLEHVADNAAAMNLVLTPEEEVRLNEVFPAPQRKVPLDIV comes from the coding sequence ATGAATCAGGATCAGATCGCTCGTACAGTTCAATTGCCGGATGGTACAACCTTGCCTGCAATTGGTCAAGGTACATGGTACATGGGTGAAAAGGATTCGAGCCGTACGAAGGAAGTTAGAGCCTTGCGAGATGGAATCGAACTGGGAATGACTCTTATAGATACCGCAGAGATGTATGCAGAAGGCGGGGCAGAAGAGGTGACGGGTGAAGCGATCGAAGGTTGTCGTGATGATGTATTCCTAGTGTCGAAAGTGTATCCACATCATGCAGACCGGCAACAGATGATTACAGCTTGCGAGAACAGCCTCCAGCGTCTAGGTACAGATCGGATAGATCTCTATTTGTTACATTGGCGAGGAAGGGTTCCACTTGAAGAGACCGTCGAAGCTATGGAGCAACTGAAGCAAGCGGGTAAGATTCTGCGCTGGGGTGTATCTAATCTGGATACAGATGATATGCAGGAGTTATGGAATCTGCCGGGCGGTAAACATTGTGCAGTGAATCAAGTGTTGTACCATGCTGCATCACGGGGCATAGAATATGATCTATTGCCTTGGTTACGAGAACGGCATGTTCCTGTGATGGCGTATTGTCCTCTTGCACAAGGGGGCAGACTGCGTAAAGAATTACTCGAACACCCAGTCATCCAAGAGATTGCAGAAGCACGGAATGTGACGACTTCCCAGATTGCATTATCTTGGGTCATCCGTGAAGGCGATGTCATTGCGATACCCAAAGCAGTCCAACTAGAACATGTGGCAGATAATGCGGCCGCAATGAATCTTGTACTGACCCCAGAGGAAGAGGTGCGGCTGAATGAGGTGTTCCCTGCACCGCAACGGAAAGTTCCTTTGGACATTGTATAA
- a CDS encoding S9 family peptidase codes for MNSLRGMTSEDLFQITWVNDPTPSPQGRQLVYVSRKTNDVRDGYSSHLRLLDLVSHQDRPFTSGEKDHSPVWSPDGSQLAFLREQDGKTQVWLIASDGGEARIVSHLKHGISSMLWSPDGQALLVKSSVDEQAEDDKDNQDSAENKLPQEHIVDRIRMKSDQGGLWNGRRNHLFYIPLERGEATQVTSGHYDVGEYAWSPDGTSIAWITQMPEEGEDHNDYSLTNHVYRAKPDGTALEQLTPEGYSFYRLTYAPDGQSIALLASDRSYHNATHIKLYSLPHAGGELECLNSDWDVQCSHSLVGDMRSHLTPTGPVFSREGSSILCLVTIEGSVRIAKFARDGGESRYILPAEKEFYQFAELADGQIVAAVADVLNPGDLFLYPEPDDTEAQPIQLTHSNPQLTEQIQLSSPETFWFDSSDGLRLQGWIMKPQGVVDGVKIPTILEIHGGPHMMYGFTFMHEFQILAAQGYAVMYLNPRGGLGYGQQFVNACRGDYGGGDYRDLMEAVDYALRQYDFIDETRLGVTGGSYGGFMTNWIVGHTDRFTAAVTQRSISNWLSFYGVSDIGYFFTEDQIGGNAWEDTEKLWKHSPLAYVGNVTTPLLILHGEQDLRCPIEQAEQLYIALKRRRQTTRLVRFPGANHELSRGGHPHLRVRRLEHIAGWFNEHL; via the coding sequence ATGAATAGTTTACGTGGCATGACTTCGGAAGACCTGTTTCAGATCACATGGGTCAACGATCCAACACCATCTCCACAAGGCAGACAACTGGTGTATGTGAGTCGAAAAACGAATGACGTCCGAGATGGTTATTCATCCCACCTGAGACTCTTGGATCTCGTGAGCCACCAAGATCGTCCTTTTACTTCCGGGGAGAAGGATCACTCTCCAGTCTGGTCTCCGGACGGATCACAGCTTGCCTTTTTACGAGAACAGGATGGGAAGACCCAAGTTTGGCTCATCGCATCCGACGGTGGAGAGGCTAGAATCGTAAGCCATCTCAAGCATGGGATTAGTTCGATGCTCTGGTCACCAGACGGACAAGCCTTGCTCGTTAAATCCTCTGTGGATGAGCAAGCTGAGGACGATAAGGATAACCAAGATTCCGCAGAAAACAAATTACCGCAAGAGCATATCGTAGATCGCATTCGGATGAAATCAGACCAAGGTGGATTATGGAATGGCAGACGCAATCATCTATTCTATATCCCACTTGAACGTGGAGAGGCTACGCAAGTTACCTCAGGTCACTATGATGTTGGAGAGTATGCCTGGTCTCCGGATGGTACAAGCATCGCGTGGATTACCCAGATGCCAGAAGAAGGCGAAGATCATAACGATTACAGTCTAACCAACCATGTATATCGTGCGAAGCCCGACGGAACAGCGCTTGAGCAGCTAACGCCGGAAGGGTATTCATTCTACCGTCTTACCTATGCACCGGATGGACAATCCATTGCACTACTCGCCAGTGACCGTTCCTATCACAACGCTACGCATATTAAATTATATTCACTCCCCCACGCGGGCGGTGAGCTAGAGTGCCTGAATTCAGATTGGGATGTGCAGTGTAGCCATAGTCTCGTTGGAGATATGCGCTCCCATTTAACTCCTACGGGACCTGTATTTAGCCGTGAAGGTTCGTCAATCCTCTGCTTAGTAACAATCGAAGGTAGTGTTCGAATTGCCAAATTCGCAAGAGACGGCGGCGAGTCACGCTATATTTTACCGGCCGAAAAAGAATTCTATCAATTTGCCGAGCTTGCAGATGGACAGATTGTTGCAGCCGTAGCTGATGTGTTGAATCCGGGAGATCTCTTTCTCTATCCTGAACCGGATGACACCGAAGCACAACCTATTCAACTGACACATAGCAACCCACAGTTGACCGAACAGATCCAACTTAGTTCACCAGAGACATTCTGGTTTGACTCTTCGGATGGACTTCGGCTACAGGGATGGATCATGAAACCTCAGGGTGTGGTCGATGGGGTCAAAATCCCAACGATTCTTGAAATCCATGGTGGACCACATATGATGTATGGCTTTACATTTATGCATGAATTCCAAATCCTTGCCGCACAAGGGTATGCCGTAATGTATCTTAACCCTCGTGGAGGTCTTGGATATGGGCAACAATTCGTGAATGCCTGCCGCGGGGATTATGGCGGCGGTGATTACCGTGATCTGATGGAAGCTGTCGATTATGCCCTTCGGCAATATGACTTTATCGACGAGACTCGCCTAGGTGTTACTGGTGGCAGTTATGGTGGCTTTATGACCAACTGGATTGTTGGGCATACAGATCGATTCACAGCTGCTGTCACACAACGCTCCATATCCAACTGGCTCTCATTCTACGGCGTCAGCGACATCGGATATTTCTTCACAGAGGATCAGATTGGCGGCAACGCTTGGGAGGATACGGAGAAGTTATGGAAGCACTCGCCACTAGCCTATGTAGGCAATGTAACAACCCCACTGCTTATTCTGCATGGAGAGCAGGATTTACGATGCCCGATTGAACAAGCTGAACAATTATATATTGCCTTGAAGCGACGTCGACAGACGACACGTCTCGTTCGTTTCCCGGGCGCTAATCATGAATTGTCCAGAGGAGGACACCCACATCTGAGAGTTCGCCGGCTTGAGCATATTGCGGGTTGGTTTAACGAGCACCTCTAA
- a CDS encoding STM3941 family protein, translated as MSTSYEQQHVEYPSRKRLAWLTAGSAIFIAAGLFLILSDSKETGASTISCVVGVVSILFFGCCLCYILMKMIKKEPSFVVDEKGFVDSSSYTSGGSIAWTDVENIFMYELMGQPMIGIKLRDEKAFLDRQMGIKRKLMTVNTNMVDATISIAQSSLTLPLDQLYVMMVGRWKRANPSVTNQQPPEQV; from the coding sequence TTGTCCACATCCTATGAGCAACAACACGTAGAATACCCTAGCCGTAAACGCCTAGCGTGGCTAACAGCAGGGTCAGCAATATTCATTGCAGCCGGTTTATTCTTAATTCTTAGTGATTCGAAGGAAACTGGTGCTTCTACTATTTCATGTGTGGTTGGTGTTGTTTCTATTTTGTTTTTTGGCTGTTGCCTATGCTACATTCTGATGAAAATGATCAAGAAAGAGCCTTCATTTGTGGTGGATGAGAAGGGCTTTGTTGATTCTTCCTCATATACGTCAGGTGGTTCCATTGCCTGGACAGATGTAGAGAATATTTTTATGTATGAGCTCATGGGACAACCGATGATTGGCATTAAGCTTCGGGATGAGAAGGCCTTTCTGGATCGCCAGATGGGTATTAAACGCAAATTAATGACCGTGAATACGAATATGGTGGATGCCACGATAAGCATAGCGCAGAGTAGTCTCACATTACCGTTAGATCAATTATATGTGATGATGGTGGGACGCTGGAAACGGGCCAATCCGTCCGTTACTAACCAACAACCGCCTGAACAAGTATAG
- a CDS encoding futalosine hydrolase, giving the protein MNVPTASRVPRVLIVTAVDVEKEAILRGLGDTAADMFDVIAAGVGPASAAAGTAAALASAAASASRLKAPAVATAPDLATAPSSDAAAVDPALAQGTTAPEQPDAAQASAASTAPGLLAGTGLTSAYTLVVSAGIGGGFPGVADVGSLVVADAMVAADLGSQAPDGFLSVDELGFGSSRVAADAELAVRLRDALKRAGHAVSGGTAVTVSTATGTAETAAELLRRVPDAAAEGMEGFGVATAAQQFGVPALELRGISNAVGPRDRDAWRIKDALDALQAASSILREVLTS; this is encoded by the coding sequence ATGAATGTTCCCACTGCATCTCGAGTTCCACGTGTATTAATTGTCACTGCCGTAGATGTAGAGAAAGAAGCTATTCTTCGCGGACTGGGTGATACGGCCGCGGACATGTTTGACGTGATCGCTGCGGGTGTCGGCCCCGCCTCCGCAGCGGCAGGAACGGCTGCAGCGCTCGCCTCAGCGGCCGCGTCTGCCAGCCGTTTGAAGGCGCCGGCGGTTGCCACGGCGCCTGATCTTGCTACGGCGCCGTCATCCGATGCGGCTGCCGTAGACCCTGCTCTGGCGCAAGGTACCACCGCGCCAGAGCAACCCGATGCGGCGCAGGCATCTGCCGCATCAACAGCGCCGGGGCTGCTTGCCGGAACCGGCCTGACCTCAGCGTACACGCTGGTGGTCAGTGCCGGCATCGGCGGCGGCTTCCCCGGCGTGGCGGACGTCGGCTCCCTCGTGGTAGCCGACGCCATGGTTGCTGCCGATCTGGGCTCGCAAGCGCCAGACGGCTTCCTCTCTGTGGACGAGCTCGGATTCGGCTCGTCCCGGGTTGCGGCGGACGCAGAGCTTGCCGTCCGCCTGCGCGATGCGCTGAAGCGAGCTGGGCACGCTGTCAGCGGAGGCACTGCGGTCACCGTGTCCACGGCGACCGGAACAGCCGAGACGGCCGCGGAGCTATTGCGCCGCGTGCCGGATGCCGCCGCCGAAGGTATGGAAGGCTTCGGCGTGGCAACGGCCGCTCAGCAGTTCGGTGTGCCTGCACTCGAACTTCGCGGCATATCCAACGCGGTCGGTCCACGCGACCGCGACGCTTGGCGCATCAAGGATGCATTAGATGCGCTCCAGGCGGCAAGTTCCATTTTACGGGAGGTACTTACATCATGA
- a CDS encoding ABC transporter ATP-binding protein: MIELKQVVKTFQQEKAVDGVTMQVHKGSIYGLLGSNGAGKTSLLKIMAGIYRQDTGTVRIDGAEIVENLDLKGRTIFMADAPYFFPQSSIHQMANFYRSVYPRWNEERFVQLGNVFKLDMKRKLHRMSKGMRRQAAVWLGLSCMPEILLMDEPIDGLDPVMRQQIKNLLFQEAADRQVTIIISSHNLREIEDLCDHVAIMHKGRIIVEKDLDDLKADTHKIQVAFRHPDHAQAIEEHIDILHEEKRGSVSLFIVKGNRETVTQRFQSQDPYLLDVLPLTLEEIFIYEMEDAGYDIQPIIL, encoded by the coding sequence ATGATTGAGCTGAAGCAGGTCGTCAAAACATTTCAACAGGAAAAAGCAGTAGATGGTGTCACGATGCAGGTACATAAAGGATCAATCTATGGGTTGCTCGGCTCCAACGGAGCAGGTAAAACGTCGTTGCTCAAAATTATGGCAGGCATTTATCGTCAGGATACCGGCACGGTTCGCATTGACGGAGCTGAAATCGTGGAGAATTTAGACTTGAAGGGTCGCACCATTTTTATGGCAGATGCTCCCTACTTTTTCCCGCAGTCTTCCATTCATCAAATGGCGAATTTCTATCGTTCTGTGTATCCGCGATGGAATGAGGAACGGTTCGTGCAACTAGGCAACGTATTTAAACTCGATATGAAACGTAAGCTTCATCGTATGTCCAAAGGTATGCGTCGTCAGGCAGCTGTATGGCTTGGCTTGAGCTGTATGCCTGAAATATTGTTGATGGATGAGCCGATTGATGGTCTCGATCCCGTCATGAGACAACAGATCAAAAACCTGCTGTTTCAGGAGGCGGCAGATCGTCAGGTAACGATTATCATCTCCTCCCATAATCTCAGGGAAATCGAGGATCTGTGTGACCATGTAGCTATTATGCATAAAGGCCGAATCATTGTAGAGAAGGATCTAGATGACCTGAAGGCAGATACACATAAAATTCAAGTTGCTTTTCGTCATCCTGATCATGCCCAAGCGATAGAGGAACATATCGACATTCTGCATGAAGAGAAGCGGGGCAGTGTATCGCTATTCATCGTCAAAGGCAATCGTGAGACGGTGACACAGCGGTTCCAGTCACAAGATCCTTATCTGCTGGACGTACTACCACTGACGCTGGAAGAGATATTTATCTATGAAATGGAGGACGCAGGGTATGACATTCAGCCGATTATACTTTAA